A single window of Nicotiana sylvestris chromosome 5, ASM39365v2, whole genome shotgun sequence DNA harbors:
- the LOC104246608 gene encoding uncharacterized protein has protein sequence MKSELELEVVGEEWNPNESDPLLHQNEHEPPPSNEIIKDDEDVELGSLPCCRICLECDGDDDDELISTCMCKGTQQYVHRSCLDHWRSVKEGFAFSHCTTCKAQFHLRVVELEDGNWRKTKFRLFVARDVFLGFLVVQTVIALIGGFTYLLDKDGTFRNSFNDSWDRILSKHPIPFYYCIGVLVFFFLLGFFGLILHCSSLNSNGRQMAGCHNCCYGWGMWDLFPASMEACFALVVVFVVILAILGIAYSFLAATMAIQRIWQRHYHILTKRELTQEYIVEDLRGCYTPPKLDIEHEERLKMLNLL, from the exons ATGAAAAGTGAATTAGAGCTGGAGGTAGTGGGAGAGGAGTGGAACCCTAATGAATCCGATCCTCTGCTTCATCAAAATGAACATGAGCCTCCGCCTTCGAATGAGATAATAAAGGATGATGAAGATGTCGAACTTGGTTCCTTACCTTGCTGTCGAATTTGTCTCGAATGTGATGGCGATGATG ACGATGAACTGATATCTACTTGCATGTGCAAAGGCACCCAACAATATGTGCATCGCTCTTGCCTTGATCATTGGAGATCTGTCAAA GAAGGGTTTGCATTTTCGCATTGCACAACTTGTAAGGCTCAATTTCATCTTCGAGTGGTCGAGTTGGAGGACGGAAATTGGCGCAAAACAAAATTCAGACTTTTTGTGGCTAGGGATGTTTTCCTTGGTTTTTTGGTTGTGCAAACT GTAATTGCACTCATTGGTGGATTCACATACCTCTTGGACAAAGATGGAACTTTTAGGAATTCATTCAATGACAGTTGGGACCGAATATTGtcaaaacacccaattccttTTTACTACTGTATAG GAGTTCTTGTCTTCTTTTTTCTGCTCGGATTTTTTGGGCTCATATTGCACTGCTCCTCCCTTAATAGCAATGGCCGACAAATGGCTGGATGTCATAACTGTTGTTATGGCTGGGGAATGTGGGATCTTTTTCCTGCGTCAATGGAAGCATGCTTTGCTTTGGTTGTTGTGTTTGTTGTCATCCTTGCCATTCTTGGCATTGCATATAGTTTCCTTGCAGCCACAATGGCCATCCAGCGGATCTGGCAAAGACACTACCACATCCTAACCAAGAGAGAACTTACTCAG GAGTATATAGTGGAGGATCTTCGTGGCTGTTACACTCCTCCAAAACTGGATATAGAGCATGAAGAACGCCTAAAAATGCTTAACCTTTTGTAG